In Canis aureus isolate CA01 chromosome 12, VMU_Caureus_v.1.0, whole genome shotgun sequence, a genomic segment contains:
- the EIPR1 gene encoding EARP and GARP complex-interacting protein 1 isoform X7, with translation MSSVTWEPTGDGKRVISLADNHILLWDLQESSSQAVLASSASLEGKGQLKFTSGRWSPHHTGTQVATANDTTIRGWDTRSMSQIYCIENAHGQLVRDLDFNPNKQYYLASCGDDCKVKFWDTRNVTEPVKTLEEHSHWVWNVRYNHSHDQLVLTGSSDSRVILTNMVSISSEPFGHLVDDDDLSDQEERRPEEKSQEPPQDSVIATYEEHEDSVYAVDWSSADPWLFASLSYDGRLVINRVPRALKYHILL, from the exons TGTCACGTGGGAGCCCACGGGGGACGGGAAGAGGGTCATCTCTCTGGCGGACAACCACATCCTGCTGTGGGACCTGCAGGAAAGCTCCAGCCAGGCCGTG CTGGCCAGTTCGGCATCCCTGGAAGGGAAGGGACAGCTGAAGTTCACCTCGGGACGGTGGAGCCCTCACCACACTGGCACCCAGGTGGCCACGGCGAACGACACGACCATCCGAGGGTGGGACACGCGGAGCATGAG CCAGATATACTGCATAGAGAACGCCCACGGGCAGCTGGTGCGGGACCTGGACTTCAACCCCAACAAGCAGTACTACCTAGCCAGCTGCGGGGACGACTGCAAGGTCAAGTTCTGGGACACCCGAAATGTCACCGAGCCCGTCAAGACCCTGGAGGAGCACTCCCACTG GGTGTGGAACGTCCGCTACAACCACTCGCACGACCAGCTTGTGCTCACGGGCAGCAGCGACAGCAGGGTCATCCTGACCAACATGGTGTCCATCTCCTCCGAGCCCTTCGGCCACCTGGTGGACGACGATGACCTGAGTGACCAGGAGGAGCGCCGTCCGGAGGAGAA GAGTCAGGAGCCGCCGCAGGACAGCGTCATCGCCACCTACGAGGAGCACGAGGACAGCGTGTATGCCGTGGACTGGTCCTCCGCCGACCCCTGGCTGTTTGCCTCCCTGAGTTACGACGGGAGGCTCGTCATCAACAGGGTGCCCCGGGCGCTCAAGTATCACATACTGCTCTAG